The sequence AATCACCATCGAGCCAGCACCATCCAAAGATACTTCCGCAGTTGTGTGGCCAGCCCAACTTCACGCACCGCTGTTCGCTTCCCGCCGAAgtgggtacctatttatctactcgcctcTTCATGCTTTCAAACGGCTATGTTGGCAGGAGCCGGGGcgaggacgggagctcaccccatcgtacggcgctcgggtctcaaacctgggctgccacATTTCCAGCCAAGCCCAGTGTCTTCGCCTCTGAGCCACCTACGCCACCCTTCCTTCCGCGTAGACCGGACGGGAAATGATCTAATTCTACTTCATTGTAGGGCTACAccaacagaaccttgcaagtcttGATAGTACAATTCTCCCGCCCTCTCCTTTACAGCTTCAGAAGcttgggagggtcccttctgagtcttttttttttttctccgccCCTTGTACATCTCTGGGCTCTGCCGTCCCTTATCTGATCGTTCCTAGCCAGCATTTCTTTGCCCTGTGTCTCtcaaggtctttctcacatacCATGAAGGACAGTAGATCCTGGCTATTGGGAGAAGAAGCTAAGATCTGTGGCTTCAACCAAGCATCCCGGGCAGCTAGAATTCCTTCCTGAACTTCCTGTGAAGTTCAATATTGCCACCCCCTTCCTCCCAACTCTTCCTGAGATAGGCCAGCCCGTTTACTGACCATCCCCGATGACCGTCTCATCCCCCCTCTTCCCTCTAGGGAATAGAATGCTCTTAAGGTGGAGGGAGTTGTGAGAAGAGGGCCCCTTCCAGCCCCCTCGGCTCCAGTCTTTGTGgatcggggcggggggggggagtcccCTTTGGCCCACAAAACCCCCTTGCCTGGGTGGACTGTGACCCTCCCCTCTGTGTGATGTCACAATGCAACCAGCAGTGCTTGGTTACCACCGGGTTGCATCCTCCGTCTCCAGGCGACAGGAAGGGGCCGTCCGCCTCTGGTGTCCATTGATTTCCTTCCAGGTCTCAATTTGGCTTAGTCTCTGCGGACGCTTCCCCCGGAGGAGCGCGCCTGGCCGAAATGACCATGGAGTTCAGGTATCGGCCGGCATTCTGACACTCTCGTGGACATTCGGCCGAGAATTCTCCCCTTATCCACCAGCCCCTTCGCAAGAAACGTATTTTCCTCTTATCCTTGTCTGCTGtcgcaccagaacagagctggaagggacctcggaggtcttccagtccagccccctgctcaagcaggagaacctacaccattCTAAaagggactgtccagtctcttcttaaaaacctccagggatggagcacccacagcttctggtggcaagccgttccacgggctaattgttttcactgttaggaagtttctccttaattccagattgcttctctccttggttaatttccatccattgcttcttgtcttgccttcagggaccttggagaataatttgatcccctcttctttggggcaacccctcaaacactggaagactgctattgtgtccccccccccaattcttcttttctctaggctggccaaacccaaatcctgcaaccgttcttcctatattttaatctccaggcctttgatcctcttagttgctcttctctgcactttttccaaagtctcaactctttttgttttttgtacttGAACTTGGAAGGAGCCAGACTGAGTTCCAGGACTTGGCTAGAGCAGACCAAGAGCTGCTTACATCCCAGCCCTGGGGATGATTTTGCAAAATAAACTccagaaagagggggaggaaacCCCTTCGGTGACTAGTcgtcgggtgggtgggtgggtgggcaggcactTAGTTTGTTTGTTCATGTGGGCTTTTTGTAATTGAGTATCCCTGCCAGCATCCGAGCAGAGATGAGGTGGAAAATAGGAGCTCGGGAAACGCTCTAAAAAGCCGACAACCGGCATTTGATGGCTGGCGAAAGGCTGGGAGGCTTTTCCAAGACTTGATTTTATTTTCTCTGAAGGCAGTTTTCTGCTTCTTCCACGTACATCCATACAACGCCCACCGGTGTGGGTGAAAATGCCACCCTAGGCTGAGTGGGAGGTGGAGTGGTTTAAATGGGCCCAGACCTTGGAGAATGTCtaacactgatgctgttacctagttgggtcatgaaacatctacagggaaaccacccagctcagagagcatcaaggagcccacagtcctccccctcctcctcctcctctctgcaaactccACCTCCCTTTTAagaactgatgctgttacctagttgggtcatgaaacatctgcaaggaaagtaCCAAACTCAGCGCCAAGGAGCCCagttctcctcctctctgcaactccacctcccttctagcactgatgctgttacctaattgggtcatgaaacgaccgcaaatctatgtggtcacttgACATAACAGAATCCACCCCTTTACCTGCCCCGATAACCTTTCTCCTTCAGTGGGTGGTCCAGCTGTGTAACAGACAACTTCCTTCAGctagcttttttttattattattatttgcatttatatcccgcccttctccaaagactcagggcggcttacactatgtcaagcaatagtcttcatccatttgtatattatatacaaagtcaactttattgcccccaacaatctgggtcctcattttacctaccttataaaggatggaaggctgagtcaaccttgggcctggtgggacttgaacctgcagtaattgcaagcagctgctgttaataacagactgcattagtctgttgagccaccagaggccctggtggctTCTTGTCCCccagttcccccccacccccccaaaaaaaaaaaaaaaacagcccctCTCTCAATCtggcttttcttcccccttcCTGAAATCAGCAGCGATCAAGACAGGGGGCGGCTCACCCCTTCTCCGGACGTCATTGTCCTGTCCGACAACGAAGCCTCCAGCCCTCGCTCCAGTTCCCGCATGGAAGAGCGTTTGAAGGCAGCCAATCTGGAAATGTTCAAGGTACAGGAAGGAAGCGAGAAACACCACGAGTGGATTTCTCAAGAGACGCTTCCCCGGGTCGGATCGGGTTCCCAGGCCGCATCAGCCTCTTTAAAAGGGGAGGCGGGGGGTGTCCCAGGGCTGGGTGCCCTGACCGGCGATCCCTCTCCGCCGAGGGCCGCGAGCCCTGCAGGAAGGTCGCCCTCCATCCTCACCTCTTGGTCTCCTTTCCGCAGGGGAAAGGGGTCGAGGAAAGGCAACAGCTCATCAAACAGCTGCGGGACGAGTTGCGGTTAGAGGAAGCCCGGCTGGTGCTGTTGAAGAAACTACGGCAAAGCCAGCTGCAGAAGGAGAACGTGGTACAGAAGGTGAGGCGGGCAGTGCCGGTCGGCCAGGCCTCCCCTCCCATCGACACCCGatgggacttccactcccagtatttccccattctgggagttgaattccaccagtCTTCAAAATTTGGAGAGGCCCGGTTTAGCCGAAAACCGCATGGACACCTCTTACTTTCTCCCCTCTTGCCAGGAAAATTCTCCCTGGCCAGGTGGGTAGGATCACCCATCTCCCCTGCCAACTGATCAagaaaaaattacattttcttgAAGATTCTCCAAGAAgcatttccctttctttttaacCCATAGActttctcatatatatattttttttctcaccaTCCTCTTTTCTTTCCGCCCTCGGCCAGACCCCGGTTGTCCAGAACGCAGCGTCTATAGTCCAGCCATCTCCTGCCCACGTCGGACAGCAGGCTCTGTCCAAACTCCCTTCCCGACCTGGAGTTCAAGGGGTTGAGCCCCAAAACCTTAGAACATTACAGGTAAGGGACCGCCTCCCCctcgcccccaccccccaccccgacgtGAATCTGCCAGCTTCCTTTATCCCAGGTTGTCGAGAATGTGCCATGTGGCTCGTTTCACCGCGGTGTGAAACGAGCGACGGAAACCACTGTTTGGGTTATCTTACCCAGTGGTGTCTGATTGCATGTATTTTACACGCCTTCCCTTAATCTTCCACCCCTGTGAAATCGGTCCGAATCAGCGCAGAGCAATTCCCTGGGATTATCCTTGTTTGGTTGAGTCGCTGGAGCTGCGTAACTCCCTGTAGGACCTCACCGGTTGAAGGTCACGCAGGCATTGCGGATCAGAAATGGGTGCGCACGCAAAAAAACCAGAAGTAGGAGTGAAGGGAATAACTACAGGCCGTCCTTAGCTTACGCTAGTTTGTTTAGCGACTGAAGTTAGAATAGCAttggaaaaaaagcgacttacggccatttttcacacttaacaacagtcGCAACAAGCAAAtaaggaagccaggttcattgtaataaccacgttactaatttaacaactgcaatgtggCAAGGAAGATTGCAAAACGGGGGCAGAACTTATTttgcaactgtctcgcttagctgcagaaattttgggctcagttgcggccgTACGTCAAGGACTGCCTTTTCTGATCAGTGGCCTAAGGAAAAGTTGAGTTCCCGCTCCTGTACATTTTAGGAAATTCTAggagaggcagtttggtctagtggtgaggGCATCAGTCTAGGAAGCAGAAGACGGTGaattttagtcccgccttaggcagaaAAGCCAGGTTGATGACTAAGCAGGATCCAGCCTGAGCAGGCTTGGGATGGGCAACTCCTGGTATCACTGACTTGGAGCGGGAGGTTGGAAAACTATCCTATCGATAACCACCCAGCTCTTTAAAGAGTTAACCTTCCTCTTGCTTCCTGGGATAGGGTCACAGTGTCATCCGATCGGCCACCAACACCGCACTTCCCCACATGCTTATATCCCAGCGTGTAATTGCCCCCAACCCCACCCAGCTTCAAGGACAGCGCATCCCTTCCAAACCAGGCCTGATCCGCAGCAGCACGCCGAACATGAGCCCTGCTATCAATTACCAGCCGGTGAGTAACGGGAAACCTTCTCgtttggagagaaagggatgggaacacaaaggagagagaaagggatgggAACACAAAGGAGAATAGAGAAAGGGATGGAAGCACAAAGGAGAATAGAGAAAGGGATGGAAGCACAACGGAGAATAGAGAAAGGGATGGAAGcacaaaggagaagaaagaaagggatggaagcacaaagaagagagaaagggatagaAACACAAAGGAGAATAGAGAAAGGGATGGAAGcacaaaggagagaaagggatggaaacacaaaggagagagaaagggatggaaGCACAAAGGAGAATAGAGAAAGGGATGGAAGCACAAAGGAGAATAGAGAAAGGGATGGAAGCACAAAGGAGAATAGAGAAAGGGATGGGAACGCACAGGAGAAGCAAGGCTGGCACCCCCAACAGACTTTGAAACTCttgtcttgtctctctctctctctcccctcaccCAGCCATCCTCTTCGGCAGTGCCCTGCCAGCGAACCAGCTCCTCCGCCATCTATATGAACCTTGCCTCCCACATCCAGCCCGGGACGGTGAACAGGGTGGCCTCCCCCCTGCCCAGTCCCAGCGCCATGAATGACGCCGCCAACTCCCAGGCCGCCGCCAAGCTCGCCCTGCGCAAGCAGCTGGAAAAGACTCTGTTGGAGATCCCGCCCCCCAAACCTCCCGCCCCCTTGCTCCACTTCCTGCCCAGTGCGGCCAACAGCGAGTTTATCTACATGGTGGGACTGGAAGAAGTGGTCCAGAGCGTCATCGACAGTCAAGGTAAAGGGATCCCAATGAACCAAACTCAGATTGGAAAAGTCCCAGATTTTAGGTTTTGGTTCCCCAGCGGGGGTCATTTGTGGGTCATTGTAGGGGGGGGGGCGAGTCTAGCAATCCTCCCAGTTCTTCCCTAGGTTGATTCCCTGCTAGCATTTCACTAAAGCTGGATTGGTCTAGTGGTGAACGCCCCAAGCTCGAAAGCAGGagaactgagttctagtcctgccttaggcgggaaagccggctgggtgacttcaggccagtccctccctctcagcccagTCCACCTCGCAAGGGTTGTTTTTGTAGGGAAAATCGGAGGAGATGAGAGAAGTGATAGGAGAAGTTCACCCCCTTgagtgattaaaaaaataacGGAGGCAGGATAACGATATTCCTGGTTTAATTGCTTTCCTTGGATAATTGGGGCTAATATTActactcccttcctcctcctcctcctcccctcctctgccttccaacccacccatccaccccccaggCAAAGGCTGCGCCTCCCTCCTCCGAGTGGAGCCCTTCGTCTGCGCCCAGTGCCGCACGGACTTCACCCCGCACTGGAAGCAGGAGAAGAACGGGAAGATCTTGTGCGAGCAGTGCATGACCTCCAACCAGAAGAAGGCGCTCAAAGCCGAGCACACCAACCGGCTGAAGAATGCCTTCGTCAAAGCCTTGCAGCAGGAACAGGCAGGTCGAGGGAGCGGGGTGAGgtggcggggggtgggtgggcggctactggagtggggaggaaactgGGGTCCTCCGGGCCGGGGGCCGGCATGGGATTCACTGCAGGGGTTTCAATGGTCTCCCTCCAGGAGATCGAACAGCGGCTTCAGCAGCAGGCCACCCTCTCGCCCACCACGGCTCCGACCAGCGTGGCCAGCGTCAGCAAGCAGGAGAGCATCATGAGGCATCACACACTCCGACAGGTGAGGCCCTGCCCGCCCGGCCCCTTTGCCCACCTGGAGAAGGGCCCAGCTGGGCTCTGCCACCCTCTGTCTGCGCCAGTTCCTTTGGCCCAGATGCTCCTTCAGTCAAAATGACATTTGGGTTAAGGGCTGTCCCAGAAATACTCTTggtttccctcttttccttccttcctcccttctccctgccctcttcccttccttccttctcttccttttccttccctccttttcctttctttcctccctcccctccctcctcccttcttctttcttttccttccttcctcccttccttctaaatacccttccttcctctttctttctttctttctttctttctttctttttctttctttctttctttctttctttctttctttctttctttctttctttctttctttctttccccatctCAATCAAGAACTCTGGGCATTTAAATATTCCAAAACTCTTTTAACACAACAAAAAGCATTTTAAGCACAATAAAGACATCCAACGTAACTCTtaccttttcttccctccctccagccCCCCCAGCCTCAAAGCTCCCTACAACGTAGTTTACCCACCTCCGCTCGCTCCATGCTCTCCAACTTCGCACAGGCGCCACAGCTACCCGTCGCCAGCGGTCTCCTCGGGATGCCAGGTAACCGGGCCGAATTGGGGGTGAAAGGAGGGGAGTGGGAACTCAGCCACAGAGCCCCCTCTCTACTGCGACAGCCTGGAGGAGCTGCTTCAGGCTAGATGGACACATACCTAGCCTGAAGCtagatttcccccaccccacacccCCATCGTACAAAAGACACAGAACAGTCTGCGCTCCAGACTGTTTCCCAGCCTTTGTTCCATGGTTATTTCAAACACCAGATGCGGAACGTCAAAactcaggaaggcctggagggagCCTTGCTCCTTTTGTGTCCATGAGAAGCTAACTCGCACTTCCCCACAAATCAGGGTTTCTCAAATTTTTGTAAACAATGAAATTTTGCTCATACAATGCTAATTTTCTATCTCTAGagggcacttaaaaaaaaaagattcctcctCTAAAGTCTTCTggaaattataaatccaaagttgGTGGGTTGGTTGTTGGTTGCTGCCCGACTCCTTCCAGGGAGCTGACCTCCTTGTCTCTCAGTTACCACTTTCATGTCTGGTTCTGGAAGCTCTGATTAACATTTGCCCCTAAATATTTGAGGGCAAGGAAGGGAAAACCCAGCCGGTCCTTCTGCGTGGGTGACGTCTGCACTCGAACCTCCAGCTGCAGGGGCAggctagccccccccccccaattcttgaTGCTTCCGCCCTCCTGGAACACTTTAAAGCCTCTGCTCAATTAATAGACCGATTGTCTTGCCttaactgcaatttttccaagtcttccttggtttttctccCATTTCTGAGATAGACAAATTCTTGAGACGGTTAGGTATCTTTTCAGTTATGAAATTttccaaaaccaaacaaaatggacttatctttcccctccccctccctctctccaggaGTCAATATCGCCTACCTGAACGCCGGGATGGGCGGCCACAAAGGTTCCAGCTTGGCGGACCGGCAGCGGGAATATCTTCTCGATATGATCCCTCCGCGCTCGATATCGCAATCCATCAGTGGGCAAAAATAACACCAGCCccgccccccctcctcctcctcctccccgtgaCTCCCCATCTGCGCCCCCCCTCGTCCGTCGCATGCAGTGCCTGTACTGGTGCCTACCACGGAGGGACAggaaaccccccccacccccgccagaaaacattggggaaaaaaggaagaaagacaaaaatgaagACGAGAAACTTTCGCGCAACCTGCCCTCTTCGCAACCGTCTCGCTGGCACCCCTGTACCCACGCCGCCCGCTCTGGATTTTGTTTTGGGCGGTGGGAGCCCTCAAAAGCCCTTCCTGCTCCCCCTCCCACTTCCCACTCAAAGTCAGAACGCATCAGCTCGGACAACCCTCGCACCGTACCTGCGTGTTTTCACACGCTTGTTTTTACGCGCTtatcttttcccccttttgttcAGCTTTTAACGTCTGTAATTGCAAACCTGTAGAATTTTTAACGgcttgctttttctctctctttttttttttacgccttttgcttttcttttctttttttttcgctTCcgcgggagggagaaaaggagatcACCTGGAGAGAACGGGGCTCCTCACGAGTCtcaaaatggctttttttttttcccattctggCTTAAAAAGGAGGGATCAGTGAAGAGGGGGATTATAATGGTCACCCCTCTTCGGAGCTGAAGCCAAACCCTGGTTTGGGGGTCCAAACGTCCACGAGAAGGCTGTTTTTGGAGTTGGGAAGACCACCAagaggtttttgttgttgttttttttggaatCGTCCATGCTAGGAAAATGAAACTTCGGCGTGTCGGAGATTTGTTGGACTCACCCCTTGAGTGCTGGCGACATCACTCTGGGCAATAAAAGAGATCTAGCATCCCTTCTGCTGATCCTGCAAGCTGCTGGCCAGCAGAATAAGCTCCTGGCCAGGCAGGGACCCTGAATCCCTGCCTCTGTTCCGTTACCGTCATCCTTTCGACCATTAGATGCCGGGAGGCAGGGAGTCCCTTCCCGCTAGCCGATTCCTCTGCCCCGTTGTATTTGCGATTccgcttgtttattttttttttccccttctcgacGTCGCCCGGCCTGGAAGTTGCTGTTTTCCACGCGGAGATCAGAACCGTGGGAGCACCCCTCCCGCTCTCGGGGGCCCAACCTTTCCCCTCCTTGCTCCAAAGTATTAGCCCTGGGTTCTTCGGGTCACCTTGGCGATCAACAGTCCCTCTCTCAAAAGAACCGCAAGCTCCCGGGATAGTCTCTGCCTGCTTCCTTTTCGCCCCTCCAAACCTCCGAGCACTTAACGAATCCACGGGGAGGCGGCAGGACCCTTGGCGCGGATGCACCGGAGAGACGCCGAGACCTGGATTTCGCCCGTCCCGCGTCCCCTCCCGGCGCTCCTTAAAGAAATTCTCGGGACAAGTCGGGAAAGCAGGCACGTCCCGCCATCTGAACCTAAGACAGCCCGACGCGCCTGCCCCTTTCCTCCTTACCCCCCTCTCCCAAAATGTGCAATTCTCTGCAAAGCCAGCTTTTGCGACGCAGCAGCCTTAGAGGCCTCGGTGATGGTttcggttttgttttattttattctcttgCTCTTTCGAACATGGGATTTTAAGCCCTCCACCCTACCCCTGGCTCGCCCTAGGCGCCCCCATTTTTAATATTCCTTCCCTTGGCTCTCCCTGTTGTGGCTCAAACTTACGTGAGTCACGTAGACTTAAGATTTTGGGTTTCGGTTTGGTTTGGATATTGTgctgaccttccttccttccttccttccttccttccctgttccttcctactttccatccctcccttccttccttctctattccttcctctcttttaatctttttttttctttctttctttcggtgATGTAGGAAACGTGCAATAATTTTTGCTCaagtatcaaaaaaaaaaattccaaaaaaaaaaaaagcacccgtTTGAATTTCTGCCGAGAAATTAGCCAAAATAGATggggagttttttgtttttttttctctgctatcAGGAAAACCGATTTTCTGGCAGGATCTTAAATCGACCTGCCCACCCATTtatcttccttttaattttttttccccataaacctCAGCTCTTTCctattccctttctctctctctctctctctctctctctctctccctccctcccccctttctctcttcctccgtttctttctttctttcttcctttttctttctctttctatttttggGGGAATGTAATATAGAAAAAtacctttttttaatttcaaagatTAATATGCTGGCTTCCGTTTCTTTTTtttggagggtggggtggggtggggggagtttaCTGTTTAGTTGTAGCTGGTTTTGTGAATCATGCTGAGCTTTCGTTTTGTTTcccttgtttatattttattttattttgtatgttaACGGTTCCGTCGGGGGGAAAAGGCTATCCTGCCCCCCCCCTTAattttcctccttccccctccccacatccttcgcaacccccccccccacgaaaAATTTCTCTTTGCTTAACAGTAACCTTCCTGCccgggaaaaagaaaaaataccccgTTATAACAAGGACTTCTTTGTTGTATATAAGCT comes from Ahaetulla prasina isolate Xishuangbanna chromosome 17, ASM2864084v1, whole genome shotgun sequence and encodes:
- the GATAD2B gene encoding transcriptional repressor p66-beta isoform X1; its protein translation is MERMSEDTLRLNRLKRTLDQAEERDDVLAKRLKMEGHEAMERLKMLALLKRKDLAGIEVPHELPVKQDGLKVYEEKLNGNLRPHADGRSSGRSGKENINDEPVDMSARRSSDQDRGRLTPSPDVIVLSDNEASSPRSSSRMEERLKAANLEMFKGKGVEERQQLIKQLRDELRLEEARLVLLKKLRQSQLQKENVVQKTPVVQNAASIVQPSPAHVGQQALSKLPSRPGVQGVEPQNLRTLQGHSVIRSATNTALPHMLISQRVIAPNPTQLQGQRIPSKPGLIRSSTPNMSPAINYQPPSSSAVPCQRTSSSAIYMNLASHIQPGTVNRVASPLPSPSAMNDAANSQAAAKLALRKQLEKTLLEIPPPKPPAPLLHFLPSAANSEFIYMVGLEEVVQSVIDSQGKGCASLLRVEPFVCAQCRTDFTPHWKQEKNGKILCEQCMTSNQKKALKAEHTNRLKNAFVKALQQEQEIEQRLQQQATLSPTTAPTSVASVSKQESIMRHHTLRQPPQPQSSLQRSLPTSARSMLSNFAQAPQLPVASGLLGMPGVNIAYLNAGMGGHKGSSLADRQREYLLDMIPPRSISQSISGQK
- the GATAD2B gene encoding transcriptional repressor p66-beta isoform X2, with translation MERMSEDTLRLNRLKRTLDQAEERDDVLAKRLKMEGHEAMERLKMLALLKRKDLAGIEVPHELPVKQDGLKVYEEKLNGNLRPHADGRSSGRSGKENINDEPVDMSARRSDQDRGRLTPSPDVIVLSDNEASSPRSSSRMEERLKAANLEMFKGKGVEERQQLIKQLRDELRLEEARLVLLKKLRQSQLQKENVVQKTPVVQNAASIVQPSPAHVGQQALSKLPSRPGVQGVEPQNLRTLQGHSVIRSATNTALPHMLISQRVIAPNPTQLQGQRIPSKPGLIRSSTPNMSPAINYQPPSSSAVPCQRTSSSAIYMNLASHIQPGTVNRVASPLPSPSAMNDAANSQAAAKLALRKQLEKTLLEIPPPKPPAPLLHFLPSAANSEFIYMVGLEEVVQSVIDSQGKGCASLLRVEPFVCAQCRTDFTPHWKQEKNGKILCEQCMTSNQKKALKAEHTNRLKNAFVKALQQEQEIEQRLQQQATLSPTTAPTSVASVSKQESIMRHHTLRQPPQPQSSLQRSLPTSARSMLSNFAQAPQLPVASGLLGMPGVNIAYLNAGMGGHKGSSLADRQREYLLDMIPPRSISQSISGQK